The Lasioglossum baleicum chromosome 15, iyLasBale1, whole genome shotgun sequence genomic interval TTATTCCTATCGATTGGTGTGAATTCCTTACGTAGCTTCTGGCTCGTGGTTTGTACACGCTTCTACCGTACAAGCACAAAGACAGCGCGCGGACTACCGTATTTCGATCTAGGCGATACAATACGCTTGCACGCGCAAAATTGAACAAAACTGACCGTGGATGTgcgtcgaaatgaaattttcaaatcgTCGTTAAGTACGCAGCATCGAATACTGATGCGAATCATCGGGATCTCGATCGAGTCGGCTACCGTTGATTCCATCGTTCCGAAACAACGTAAAACACGCGAAAAATGTGGATAACTGTCGTGCCGGTCACGCGAGATACGCGAGATAGTACGGTTTATCGAAATATAACAACCGAACCCAATTACCCAATGCTCGTTTCACGAGAATCATGGTTTGTTCGAACGAATCGGATTCGTTCGAACAGCCTTGTCGAGAAAATCTCTCGCGCGATCTTTCAAAATATATTACAGGATGACGTACGTCGTTTGCATTTAATCGAACGAATACTTTTAAAGAACCATTTACAGATGCACCGGAATCGTGAACTTCCTTCTTAAAATGTTGTGTCGTTGCGACAATACCGTAACGGTACCGTGTTCGAACATTTTCATTCTGTTTTCGTAAAAAAGCATAATCTTGCGTTTCATAACGCGACACAGAACAAAACGATTAAACACGGATTGGCAGTTGAAAGGAATGATAGTGTAGCATAATGTGCAGCATTACCGTAGCAGAGTTGTTCGCGTGACAATTTTTCTGCGATTCTTGTGCAAGAACGATGCTTGTACGACGCTTCGAGTAGACGCTCGAACATGGGAAAATGATAACATTTAAATGTAAAACTAACTAATTCCCGCATTACCGATGTCAACCTCGATTTCACGCTATCCTCCGTGTGCTACGATTCCTACGGTAACGATCATAGTTTCGAAACATTCTACATTTTAGCCCCAGTCTccggaagaaaagaaaaactgtCTACCGTTCGAAACTATCGGAAAACTGACGCGCGTCTCGAGACTGTCCTCCAGCGATTAACAATTTCTTTAGTCGACGACGAGATAGTACGAGTCGTTTTCATCGCGCCGTATCGTGCCGTGCCTGGCCGTTGTTCGTTTACGACTGCTGCGGTTGACAAGCGGCGTAGATCGGTCCAGCCTTCTTCTTCGCTAAATCGGTCGCCTTCTTCGCAACGTCTTTCACCTTCTCCGCTTTTCCTTGCAACGAATGCTGGAAATCTTCCGCCAGTCTAGATCTACTCGCAGTTCCATCGTCGAGCTAGTACAGAGCAATCGATTAAAATGTGTAACGCGCAGTAACGAGCATTCTTTGGGGACGCCCCGCCCGCTACTCTTCTCTCAAATCGCGTCAATGTCGACTCACTCGGTGAACGAAACCCATTTGAGAAAGGGTCGGATTCATATGCTGCGCCGTATGCGGATACATGTGTGCCAATACGTAGTTGAAACCCGCGTACATGTCGTTACAATTCTTTTTGAATTTGTCCAATCCAAACGTCTGTATAGCTCTGCCCAGTCCCATCACTTGACTGTCGATCCATGCCGATCTTTTCGCTACCGTCCAATTAGGGTTCTCTTCGCACACCTTGTAAACAACTTTCTCCACGACGCTCTGAAAAGCACGAATTACCATTAGTTTATTATACGCGTCAAGAAGGAAGAGAACAAGCGCGCTCGCTCGAATTACCATTATCTTCGTGTAGCCCAAATTTCTTGTGTATGTGGTAAAGGTCTTGGTTTTTAGATCCACCGTACTGTCCTCTACAATCTTTACCGTGTTTTTGCTAACGAATCTCTTTGCCCACTTGGGCACACTGTTGGTTTTCGTCAGCAATCTTTTTGTGTATAGAACTCCATTTTTGACTTCCCTCGATACGGTATCCTCCGTGAGGACATGAGTACTGTGGAAACAGATTGAACTTTATTTGCAAAACTATTCCTACACATAGAACGAAAGAAAAGCTTCGCATACCTGTTGGGATTTGGATATCTATGCCAAAATCCTTGCGCCACTTGATACCAATCAAATTGAAAGATTTTAGTATTCTCGTAACGCTTCACCATCCTTTTCAGATGCTAGAACCGTTCTACGAATAGAACCACTTTGTGAGGATGCACAGCCCTGGTTCTAAGAACACCGAATCGACCATAAGTACAGGCGTACTGCCTGTATCGTACTGATCGAATTAATTTCCGTGGTTCCCTCTGAAAGCAAGAAAAGACATTTGCATCGTTTGTCGTGTATacgttttcaaaaattgatttacaaaaagtCTCTCTATGTACGTGTATATACTAAATacaatatgtaaatatgtatgtGCGCGTATACACAAatctgtgtatatatatatgcatatatatacacGGGGACAGAAGCACCAGTTTTATGAATGATGCTAAATCTGTTTCTGCTATAAACACATGTATTCGACCATAACAATCGATCGAGTTGTAAAATTCAACGGAAACACTAGTGTCTTAGCTTGGTAAACTTGATAAATTACATAACCCTCATTCACGTTCGATAGCTGCGAATCGCTTGCCGCGTGAAATTATAAAACGAGAACGCGCGAATTGCGTTCGACGATGTTCGGAGAAATTTCGAGATGCAGTTGAATTACGCGCAAACAATAACCGACAAAAATTTCTCGGAAGAACTTGTCGGTGAACCCACTGCACGATCACGTAAGAGTTGGTAAGAGTCGCAAAACTCTACAAAAGCATCGTTTCGATCCAgtaatctatacatatatgtatattgtgtaTGCACATGCACATAAGTATGTATTTGAACATTGAGTCCAATGGAAAACACGTGGAGGCAGGGCTTCTTGTTACGGATTACGGGTAACCAGAAATGACAAACATTCTGAACTATCCTCAACTATCCTTCGTGTGCGGTGTCTAGAAAAATCTTCATCTATTTACGTGTGGTATAGGCGTATGCAAATCATATTCGCGCTATGTATATGTTAGTATGTTAGAAACGAGTTGCCAGTCATACATACGTACTTACATACAATAAATACACAGATAAATACACAGATGTATGTACTTATATAGATTATACTTATCATCTGTAGGTATATGACACAATATGACACAACAAGGAAGTCTGTGTATAAGAATAGACTGAACGCCTTATGGACTTTCTTGGGTCGCTTAAATTGCTTTACCGACTGAAATTAAGGCCTAATCCACAGACGAGATCTATATGTCTATATATAGTCTATATATATAAGAAAAACTTCAACAAACGCTTACAGCTATTAGAAAGTATAAAAGAATATATGTAATTGATTATATGGATATATAGGGAAGAGTCCCCTCTATATTTTCATTCAAACCTGAACTGTCTCGCATGTTTAGTTTTCCCATAACACCCAGGGTATCGCCACTCTAATAGGAGAACTGTTAGCACGAATTTAGTACTATAACACGAAATAAAGATGTCACTACTTGCAGGAGTAATTCTCAAACAGTCCGCCAGATGGAATTGATGCCAGTATTTTGGTGCACGTTGTAAACAgttgtaaacaaaaatatacggtttcaatgtattaggttggagaaTCTTATTATTCCGGTCGAATAAAATTCTGGAGCCTGGAGGTGACAAACTCGTTGAATGCCGTTTCAGCATCTCTCTGGGATTTGAAGCATTTCTCACGCAAGAAGTTGTCGAGATGCTTAAAAAAGTGGTAATCGGTGGGCGAGAGATCTGGTGAGTATGTTGGATGAGATAGTTTCGTAGCCTAATTCGTTCAACTTTTGAAGGGTCGGCCGGGCGTTGTCGTGGAGAAGGATAGGACCATTTCTGCTGACCAGTGCTGGACACAAACCTTGAAGTTTCTTGTGCATTTCGTCGATTTGGTGGTGGTACTTTTCAGCTGTAATGGTTTCACCAGGATTCAGGAAGCTGTGGTGAATCAAACCGGCCACAGACCACCAAACTATCACCATGACCTTCTTTTGGTGGTCAGTCGTCGTCCTTCGTCGTAGTCTAGCCACTCAGCCGATCGTTGATTGCGCAAAGGAAGGACAGATGACCCTCGCtttctgcgatatgcgatatgttatgcgatatgcgatgtgtgttgtatgatctcgatgtatgttctgcgatATGCGATGTATGTTATACAATgttgatgtgtgttacgagatataagatgtgtgttacgagatgtacgatgtgtgttacgagatgtacgatgtgtgttacgagatatacgatgtgtgtgatgtgtgttatacgatctcgatgtgtgttacgatatatacgatgtgtgttacgcatctacacacatcttatatctcgtaacacacatcacagACATCGTATATGTCGTaatacacatcgtacatctcgtaacacacatcgtacatctcgtaacacacatcttatatctcgtgttatacgatctcgatgtatgttgtgcgagttgcgatgtgtgttgtacgtctcgatgtgtgttacgagatgtacgatgtgtgttacgagatatacgatgtgtgtgatgtgtgttatacgatctcgatgtgtgttacgatatatacgatgtgtgttacgcatctacacacatcttatatctcgtaacacacatcacagACATCGTATatgtcgtaacacacatcgtacatctcgtaacacacatcttatatctcgtgttatacgatctcgatgtatgttgtgcgagttgcgatgtgtgttgtacgtctcgatgtgtgttacgagatatacgatgtgtgtgatgtgtgttatacgatctcgatgtgtgttacgcatccacacacatcttatatctcgtaacacacatcacacacatcgtacatctcgtaacacacatcttatatctcgtgttatacgatctcgatgtatgttctgcgagttgcgatgtgtgttgtacgatctcgatgtgtgtaacgagatgtacgatgtgtgttacgagatataagatgtgtgttacgagatataagatgtgtgttacgagatgtacgatgtgtgttacgcatccacacacatcttatatctcgtaacacacatcgtatatatcgtaacacacatcacacacatcgtacatctcgtaacacacatcttatatctcgtgttatacgatctcgatgtatgttctgcgagttgcgatgtgtgttgtacgatctcgatgtgtgttacgagatatacgatatGTGTGGATGTGTGTTATACATTATTTTGCTTTTTATTGAGCCAGTTCATTGTTAATTGCTGTGATATGCATTTGATGTATTCTCATTGTGAAAAagtttgtaaataatgtttaatttgcaatatttgtaaTGAAACAGTGTTATCGCGCTTGATAATATggtttgaatttattaataagtagaaaattgtacatatactttTTGTAAGTGTTACAATATTGAATATActgaatttaaaatgtattaaaatgttttaatttgttttattttcaaataaaaattataaattagcaAGGAATGGGTAGTATGGATTTAAAATTCCCGCGTTTACCCGTTAGTTATATAACACGAAATTCAGATGGCGTTCGATTTCCGTgctaacagaaaaatacattgagtgGCGATACCCTGATAACACCTCATTTTTTATCACAATCAtgcatttttacaaaaatcgatGTTCTTCAAAATGTTGCGCGATAGAGCAATTTTACTGTTGGATTTGGAATtacccaacagtaattgctgAACATATTTGTTGTTGTACATTGTACAGTGTTGTCAAACTCTCTGCAATTATTGGCAATTATTTATATATCCAATGAATTTTTGTGGCCCTTTTCGAGGGTCACGTATCCCCATTACCATTTTCCTCCAGCGAGTTTTCCCCTCTCTGATTTCACGCGATTTAGACGAGTTTATGCCAGAATCTTCgtgctacaaataaataaataagtctatttctgttctgaatcgttgtttcgcgtgctggataactttatttgcatgcaaataggcgaaatataaaagataatgaCGTTACGTGACCCCACAAAAGTGGGCCGCAAAAATACGTTAGATGATTGGTCTATCCTTATACCTCGTCTGTGGTCTAAAgttcataataaaaaaaatagttcTGCTCTGTCGATAATGTTTGACGTGTTTGACTAAGAATTTGAACATTATGCCGCCATATTTAATGGCGCTATAGGTACTTTGAGCGCagcaaatgattcttgccgaAATTGATATTGCGTCTTACGGAAAAAATACCAAGAATCATTAATGCTCCTCTAAAAATTAGTATTTCGATGCTTTCCCGTTGGGATTTTTGAACTTTTGAAAACTCCGAAAGATCACACTCAATCACACTCCTTGGAAGGTGGATTGTAGATCATTATTTCCAAATAATCCATCACCGAGAATCGCTGAAGCTTCGCGTCTGTAAAGATGTTTTGTGATTTTGCGACGCGCTGCTGTTTATTTACAGTGGACGAGCGGTAAATAAGATTGTTACGAAGTGTGTGAAACACTTCTGTTATTGCTTGTCTTTATAGAAACGATTATTCGAAAATTTCTATGGGCAATAGAATTCACTCTGACAACGACGACGTCAGCATCGGATTTGTTGTTGTTTTGACAGATCGTGAATAAACAGAGAATGGTGGCGACGTGAGAAATGAACGAACACCGAGTTTCATCGTTCAAAACAGACAAAAACTATTCATTTGCTGTATTCACATTATTTACAAACAACCACGAGTCGCAAAGTTGACAACAACGTTTGATTAAACGAGGAAGGAAACGACAAAATGTCTATAAAAACGAAAGAAATAAAAGGGATATTGATACCCATAGAAGAACAGGTAATAGTATACATTGGCAGCTCTTATTTATGACTACAATAATGTCCACTTATAATGGTATTGGTTTCTTACATTGGACACTTCAGGTAAATAAATTAAGAGAACTAATAGAAAGTAACTCTTTGTGTGCGAATGATACGTTGCCAACGAAATCGACTCTTTCCGACCGATTAGAACGTTTAGGAGAAAAATTTGATGCTCTGCGGAAGGAAGATATTGTCGATTATGAAGAAATGGAATCAAGAATTGCTGGTATAGTACAGGAGTTTTGTTCCCTGGAACACATAAAAGATACGGTACGTTTAATTGAAACACGAGTCAACAGAATTTGCTATTCATTGTGGTCCTTAATGTAATCCTTGCCTTgtcatttcttgataatacaAAGACAGGATttatcagtagtcaaaagtACTGGATAGGAGATCTGGATAGAAAAGGcattatttgcattattcggcagcttgTAGctatcgcagctttatgaaaatagcaaattacaccttgtaaacgtaaaaataggacttttaagggCAACTGTGGCcttgattgatcttttatctagcattttcgactactgaaatattggaaacgagactaccctgTTAAACATTTTCAGAGGGAAAGTGTAAACAAAGAGACAGTCGAGAAAATCCTGTCAGTCTTGTTCGATAAATTTAAATTAGCCCTAGAAAATTTGGAGAAATTAGAATGTCTGCCGCTGAAGCAAAGATTAATCGATTGT includes:
- the Prel gene encoding preli-like codes for the protein MVKRYENTKIFQFDWYQVAQGFWHRYPNPNSTHVLTEDTVSREVKNGVLYTKRLLTKTNSVPKWAKRFVSKNTVKIVEDSTVDLKTKTFTTYTRNLGYTKIMSVVEKVVYKVCEENPNWTVAKRSAWIDSQVMGLGRAIQTFGLDKFKKNCNDMYAGFNYVLAHMYPHTAQHMNPTLSQMGFVHRLDDGTASRSRLAEDFQHSLQGKAEKVKDVAKKATDLAKKKAGPIYAACQPQQS